The following coding sequences are from one Rhineura floridana isolate rRhiFlo1 chromosome 2, rRhiFlo1.hap2, whole genome shotgun sequence window:
- the LOC133376840 gene encoding olfactory receptor 10W1-like isoform X1: MNEVRLFYRWELVGWMLQENCTEMLDFMLLAFPTQPEHQVLLFLGISMVYAAIITGNLLIIVAIWAKPHLHTPMYFFLGTLSVVELCYTAAVVPQILVTSLQERKFITFRSCCAQMFFFIGLGSADCFLLAIMAYDRYVAICKPLRYTLIMTQELCIQLVGASLLIGFLVSLMLIWLVFHLPFCGGYGIEHYFCDVPPVSQLTSNKTKLNEVGIFLSGIMAITVPFILICTSYLFIAVSVLQVHSADSRRKAISTCSSHLAVVALQYGCCSFMYLRPSSSFSPKQDQMLSMVYTLGTPLLNPIIYSLRNKEVKAALRQVISHQLLRRGY, from the coding sequence GGTGGGAGCTAGTTGGCTGGATGCTccaggagaactgcactgaaatgctggactTTATGTTGTTGGCTTTCCCCACCCAACCAGAACATCAGGTCTTACTTTTCCTGGGCATCAGCATGGTCTATGCAGCCATAATCACAGGTAACTTACTCATTATAGTAGCTATCTGGGCTAAGCCTCACCTGCATACTCCCATGTATTTCTTCTTGGGGACTCTCTCTGTTGTTGAGCTCTGCTACACAGCAGCTGTAGTCCCACAGATCCTGGTGACCAGCTTGCAAGAGAGGAAGTTCATCACTTTTAGGAGCTGCTGTGCtcagatgttcttttttattgGACTGGGTAGTGCTGACTGCTTCTTGCTGGCTATCATGGCATACGACCGCTATGTGGCAATTTGCAAACCCTTGCGCTATACCCTCATCATGACACAGGAACTGTGCATTCAGCTGGTCGGTGCCTCATTGCTGATCGGTTTCTTGGTTTCATTAATGCTGATATGGCTGGTCTTCCACCTCCCCTTCTGTGGTGGATATGGAATTGAACACTATTTCTGTGACGTGCCACCTGTATCACAGCTCACTTCTAACAAGACCAAGCTTAATGAAGTTGGGATATTCCTCAGTGGGATCATGGCCATCACTGTGCCCTTCATATTGATCTGCACCTCTTACCTTTTCATTGCTGTTTCAGTGCTGCAGGTCCATTCTGCAGACAGTCGCCGAAAGGCCATCTCCACTTGTTCCTCCCACCTAGCTGTGGTGGCCCTGCAGTACGGTTGCTGCAGCTTCATGTACTTGCGCCCAAGCTCCAGCTTTTCTCCTAAGCAAGACCAGATGTTGTCAATGGTGTACACTCTGGGAACACCGCTGCTCAACCCCATCATCTATAGCCTGAGAAACAAAGAGGTGAAAGCAGCCCTGAGGCAAGTAATCAGCCACCAACTCTTGCGCAGGGGATATTAA
- the LOC133376840 gene encoding olfactory receptor 10W1-like isoform X2, producing the protein MLQENCTEMLDFMLLAFPTQPEHQVLLFLGISMVYAAIITGNLLIIVAIWAKPHLHTPMYFFLGTLSVVELCYTAAVVPQILVTSLQERKFITFRSCCAQMFFFIGLGSADCFLLAIMAYDRYVAICKPLRYTLIMTQELCIQLVGASLLIGFLVSLMLIWLVFHLPFCGGYGIEHYFCDVPPVSQLTSNKTKLNEVGIFLSGIMAITVPFILICTSYLFIAVSVLQVHSADSRRKAISTCSSHLAVVALQYGCCSFMYLRPSSSFSPKQDQMLSMVYTLGTPLLNPIIYSLRNKEVKAALRQVISHQLLRRGY; encoded by the coding sequence ATGCTccaggagaactgcactgaaatgctggactTTATGTTGTTGGCTTTCCCCACCCAACCAGAACATCAGGTCTTACTTTTCCTGGGCATCAGCATGGTCTATGCAGCCATAATCACAGGTAACTTACTCATTATAGTAGCTATCTGGGCTAAGCCTCACCTGCATACTCCCATGTATTTCTTCTTGGGGACTCTCTCTGTTGTTGAGCTCTGCTACACAGCAGCTGTAGTCCCACAGATCCTGGTGACCAGCTTGCAAGAGAGGAAGTTCATCACTTTTAGGAGCTGCTGTGCtcagatgttcttttttattgGACTGGGTAGTGCTGACTGCTTCTTGCTGGCTATCATGGCATACGACCGCTATGTGGCAATTTGCAAACCCTTGCGCTATACCCTCATCATGACACAGGAACTGTGCATTCAGCTGGTCGGTGCCTCATTGCTGATCGGTTTCTTGGTTTCATTAATGCTGATATGGCTGGTCTTCCACCTCCCCTTCTGTGGTGGATATGGAATTGAACACTATTTCTGTGACGTGCCACCTGTATCACAGCTCACTTCTAACAAGACCAAGCTTAATGAAGTTGGGATATTCCTCAGTGGGATCATGGCCATCACTGTGCCCTTCATATTGATCTGCACCTCTTACCTTTTCATTGCTGTTTCAGTGCTGCAGGTCCATTCTGCAGACAGTCGCCGAAAGGCCATCTCCACTTGTTCCTCCCACCTAGCTGTGGTGGCCCTGCAGTACGGTTGCTGCAGCTTCATGTACTTGCGCCCAAGCTCCAGCTTTTCTCCTAAGCAAGACCAGATGTTGTCAATGGTGTACACTCTGGGAACACCGCTGCTCAACCCCATCATCTATAGCCTGAGAAACAAAGAGGTGAAAGCAGCCCTGAGGCAAGTAATCAGCCACCAACTCTTGCGCAGGGGATATTAA